One segment of Nothobranchius furzeri strain GRZ-AD chromosome 13, NfurGRZ-RIMD1, whole genome shotgun sequence DNA contains the following:
- the limk1a gene encoding LIM domain kinase 1a isoform X3, with the protein MVGDLFFWSFCCLRLWRRDKKVAGEQKYHPECFSCLSCRTFIGDGDTYALVERSKLYCGHCYHQTIVTPVSLPDSPCSQIPHTVTLVSIPATDKSDNGRKGRGFSVAIDQPISPTNGYGPEQRCTVRVSQVDADCISPDVKNSIHVGDKILEINGTPIHHVPLDEIDLLIQETSRRLQLTIEHDPHAQRKERSSSEAEDQVDGTLSTPMSGGPSPILPITQPPNHDISNLKSRIITRSYSIDKSPGSSNAASPISQRKEINRSESLRVMSNRTHRIFRPSDLIHGEVLGKGCFGQAIKVTHRETGEVMVMKELIRFDDETQRTFLKEVKVMRCLDHPNVLKFIGVLYKDKRLNFIAEYIKGGTLRETIKKMDSNHPWNQRVSFAKDIAAGMTYLHSMNIIHRDLNSHNCLVREDNTVVVADFGLARLMVDDKLEGKLAQGKLSAGLKKPDRRKRYTVVGNPYWMAPEMIHGKSYDERVDIFSFGIMLCEIIGRVNADPDYLPRATDFGLNVSGFLEHFCPPDCPPAFFPMAALCCDLDADKRPAFSKLEEWLENLKMHLDIGLPLMSELDQLHKSFWERHSVKHPENGLHTHPEQPE; encoded by the exons ATGGTGGGAGACTTGTTTTTCTGGAGCTTTTGCTGTCTCAGGCTGTGGAGACGGGATAAGAAG GTTGCAGGGGAACAGAAATATCACCCAGAATGCTTCAGCTGTCTGAGCTGCCGGACTTTCATCGGTGATGGAGACACGTACGCTCTGGTGGAGAGATCCAAACTCTACTG CGGTCACTGTTACCACCAGACCATCGTCACCCCAGTGTCACTGCCGGACTCGCCATGTTCCCagatccctcacaccgtcacactcGTGTCCATCCCAGCTACCGACAAGAGCGACAATGGACGCAAGGGGCGGGGATTCTCTGTGGCCATCGACCAGCCGATCAGCCCAACCAACGGCTACGGTCCTGAGCAGAGATGCACCGTTAGAGTCTCGCA AGTGGATGCTGACTGCATCAGCCCAGATGTGAAAAACTCCATCCATGTTGGAGACAAGATCCTGGAGATCAACGGGACACCCATTCACCATGTTCCTCTGGACGAG ATTGACCTGCTCATCCAGGAGACGAGCCGCCGACTGCAGCTCACCATCGAGCACGACCCACATGCTCAGAGGAAAGAGCGAAGCTCCTCAGAGGCTGAAGATCAGGTAGATGGAACTCTATCCACCCCCATGTCAGGGGGCCCCAGCCCCATTCTGCCCATCACCCAGCCCCCCAACCATGACATCAGCAACCTGAAATCCCGCATCATAAC GCGGAGCTACAGTATTGATAAGTCTCCAGGCTCCAGTAACGCTGCGTCGCCCATTTCCCAGAGGAAGGAAATCAATCGGTCAGAGTCGCTCCGGGTCATGTCCAATCGGACTCACCGCATCTTCCGCCCGTCTGACCTCATCCACGGAGAAGTGCTTGGAAAGGGATGCTTCGGGCAGGCCATCAAG GTGACGCACAGGGAGACCGGGGAGGTGATGGTGATGAAAGAGCTAATTCGCTTTGATGATGAGACACAGAGAACATTCCTGAAGGAG GTGAAAGTGATGCGATGCCTCGATCACCCCAACGTGCTCAAGTTCATCGGAGTCCTCTACAAAGACAAGAGACTCAACTTCATCGCAGAGTACATCAAGGGAGGAACCCTGAGGGAAACCATCAAGAAAATG GACAGTAACCATCCCTGGAACCAGCGGGTCAGCTTCGCCAAGGACATCGCTGCTGGGATG ACGTATCTCCATTCCATGAACATAATTCACCGGGACCTGAACTCACACAACTGTCTGGTGCGAGAG GACAACACTGTGGTGGTGGCAGACTTCGGTCTGGCTCGGCTCATGGTGGATGATAAGCTTGAAGGAAAGCTGGCGCAGGGAAAACTGTCTGCGGGCCTGAAGAAGCCTGACCGTAGAAAGAGGTACACTGTGGTGGGGAACCCGTATTGGATGGCTCCTGAGATGATCCACG GAAAAAGCTACGATGAAAGAGTCGACATATTTTCTTTTGGCATCATGCTCTGTGAG ATAATTGGTCGAGTGAACGCAGACCCAGACTACCTCCCCAGGGCTACGGACTTTGGACTCAACGTTTCTGGCTTCCTGGAGCACTTCTGTCCTCCTGATTGTCCCCCTGCTTTCTTCCCCATGGCTGCTCTTTGCTGTGACCTTGATGCAGACAAAAG GCCTGCTTtttccaaactggaggagtggctggaGAACCTGAAGATGCACTTGGACATTGGTCTGCCCCTGATGTCTGAACTGGACCAGCTGCACAAGTCCTTCTGGGAGCGCCACAGCGTCAAACACCCTGAGAACGGCCTGCACACTCATCCTGAGCAGCCTGAGTAG